From the Streptomyces sp. KMM 9044 genome, one window contains:
- the metG gene encoding methionine--tRNA ligase translates to MARHLITSALPYINGIKHLGNMVGSMLPADVYSRYLRRRGHDVLYICATDEHGTPAELAAKEQGLPVDVFCAQAHDAQKAVYDGFALAFDHFGRSSSQQNVEITQHFARRLRENGFIEERAIRQVYSPADGRFLPDRYVEGTCPHCGYDKARGDQCENCTRVLDPTDLIDPRSAISGSTELEVRETKHLFLLQSKLQHEVEEWVARHEEEWPQLAASIARKWLTEGLHDRAITRDLDWGVPVPADTWPELAAEGKVFYVWFDAPIEYIAATKEWADSAPDGETRDWKSWWYEADDTVRYTEFMAKDNVPFHTVMFPATQLGVREPWKKVDYVKAFNWLTYYGGKFSTSQKRGVFTDQALDILPADYWRYFLIANAPESDDASFTWEHFTATVNKDLADTLGNFVNRVLSFSKKRFGEEVPAGGEPGEAESRLGEEITSLLAEYESQMEALQFRKAAAALRALWSAGNSYLEEKAPWLEIKTDQDAAALTLRTAMNLIRLYAVVSEPFIPSTSAAMRQVFTLPGDTATWAGTEETRTLASVPAGTPFTVPPVLFAKLTDDDLEAYKERFGGEPQPA, encoded by the coding sequence ATGGCTCGACACCTCATCACCAGCGCCCTTCCGTACATCAACGGGATCAAGCACCTGGGCAACATGGTGGGGTCCATGCTCCCGGCGGACGTCTACTCCCGTTACCTGCGCCGGCGCGGCCACGACGTCCTGTACATCTGCGCGACGGACGAGCACGGCACCCCGGCCGAGCTGGCCGCGAAGGAGCAGGGCCTGCCCGTCGACGTGTTCTGCGCGCAGGCGCACGACGCGCAGAAGGCGGTCTACGACGGCTTCGCCCTCGCCTTCGACCACTTCGGCCGCAGTTCCTCGCAGCAGAACGTGGAGATCACGCAGCACTTCGCCCGCCGCCTCCGGGAGAACGGGTTCATCGAGGAGCGCGCGATCCGCCAGGTCTACAGCCCGGCCGACGGCCGCTTCCTCCCGGACCGCTACGTGGAGGGCACCTGCCCGCACTGCGGTTACGACAAGGCACGCGGCGACCAGTGCGAGAACTGCACCCGCGTGCTGGACCCGACCGACCTGATCGACCCGCGGTCGGCGATCTCCGGCTCCACGGAGCTGGAGGTCCGCGAGACCAAGCACCTCTTCCTCCTCCAGTCGAAGCTCCAGCACGAGGTCGAGGAGTGGGTGGCCCGGCACGAGGAGGAGTGGCCGCAGCTGGCCGCGTCCATCGCGCGCAAGTGGCTGACCGAGGGCCTGCACGACCGTGCGATCACCCGCGACCTGGACTGGGGTGTCCCCGTGCCGGCCGACACCTGGCCAGAGCTGGCGGCCGAGGGCAAGGTCTTCTACGTCTGGTTCGACGCCCCGATCGAGTACATCGCCGCGACGAAGGAGTGGGCGGACTCCGCGCCCGACGGTGAGACGCGCGACTGGAAGTCGTGGTGGTACGAGGCGGACGACACCGTGCGCTACACGGAGTTCATGGCGAAGGACAACGTCCCGTTCCACACGGTGATGTTCCCGGCCACGCAGCTGGGTGTCCGCGAGCCGTGGAAGAAGGTCGACTACGTCAAGGCCTTCAACTGGCTGACGTACTACGGCGGCAAGTTCTCCACCTCGCAGAAGCGCGGTGTCTTCACCGACCAGGCGCTGGACATCCTCCCGGCCGACTACTGGCGGTACTTCCTGATCGCCAACGCGCCGGAGTCGGACGACGCGTCGTTCACCTGGGAGCACTTCACCGCCACGGTGAACAAGGATCTGGCCGACACCCTGGGCAACTTCGTCAACCGCGTCCTGTCCTTCTCGAAGAAGCGCTTCGGCGAGGAGGTCCCGGCGGGCGGCGAGCCCGGCGAGGCCGAGAGCAGGCTCGGGGAGGAGATCACGTCGCTCCTCGCGGAGTACGAGTCCCAGATGGAGGCGCTGCAGTTCCGCAAGGCGGCGGCCGCGCTGCGCGCCCTGTGGTCCGCGGGCAACTCCTACCTGGAGGAGAAGGCCCCCTGGCTGGAGATCAAGACCGACCAGGACGCCGCCGCCCTCACGCTGCGTACGGCGATGAACCTGATCCGCCTGTACGCGGTGGTGTCGGAGCCGTTCATCCCGTCGACGTCGGCGGCGATGCGCCAGGTCTTCACCCTGCCCGGTGACACCGCGACCTGGGCCGGCACCGAGGAGACCCGCACGCTCGCCTCGGTCCCCGCCGGCACCCCCTTCACCGTCCCGCCGGTCCTGTTCGCCAAGCTGACGGACGACGACCTGGAGGCGTACAAGGAGCGCTTCGGCGGCGAGCCGCAGCCCGCGTAA